One stretch of Lacimicrobium alkaliphilum DNA includes these proteins:
- a CDS encoding 16S rRNA (uracil(1498)-N(3))-methyltransferase, which produces MRIPRIYYPELLAVDTQVELTADAVNHIANVLRLKADHPVVLFNGDGNEYPATLQQVERRKVTASIDAKLGISCESPLPIHLGQGISKGDRMDLVLQKSVELGVTEITPLITERCVVKIDPQRWQKKYQQWQKIIISACEQCGRNTLPTLHPVTPFADWVRQSTNALRLTLDPTADKLFRDLSPNHHGFRLLIGPEGGLSKQEVYQTEEQGFTPAMLGPRVLRTETAALAAISSLQSRFGDL; this is translated from the coding sequence ATGCGTATACCCAGAATTTATTACCCCGAATTACTTGCTGTCGATACCCAGGTGGAACTGACCGCCGATGCCGTAAACCATATTGCCAATGTGCTGCGCCTTAAAGCCGATCATCCGGTGGTGTTATTTAATGGTGATGGCAATGAATATCCGGCGACGCTGCAACAGGTTGAACGGCGCAAAGTAACCGCCAGTATCGATGCCAAGCTGGGTATCAGTTGTGAATCGCCGCTTCCCATTCACCTTGGCCAGGGCATTTCCAAAGGGGATCGTATGGATCTGGTGCTGCAAAAATCCGTGGAACTGGGCGTCACAGAGATCACACCGCTGATAACCGAGCGCTGCGTAGTAAAAATAGATCCCCAGCGCTGGCAGAAAAAATATCAGCAATGGCAGAAAATTATTATCAGCGCCTGTGAACAGTGTGGCCGCAATACCCTGCCAACACTACATCCGGTCACCCCTTTCGCCGATTGGGTCAGACAATCCACCAACGCCCTGCGCCTGACACTGGACCCCACTGCAGACAAACTTTTCAGGGATCTTAGCCCGAACCACCACGGCTTTCGCTTACTGATTGGTCCCGAGGGAGGCCTTAGCAAACAGGAAGTATATCAAACCGAAGAGCAGGGCTTTACGCCCGCTATGCTTGGGCCCAGAGTGCTGCGTACCGAAACCGCCGCCCTTGCGGCTATTTCCAGCCTGCAAAGCCGCTTTGGTGACTTATAG
- a CDS encoding SDR family oxidoreductase has translation MQLVQANNQQGKVAIVTGAARNMGRAFAQALAQQGADLVIHYHSDSSAVDAEQTARLVKESGGRALLIKGDLSRADEVNKLFEQTLQAFGRVDIVINNAGRVIKKPFVDYTEEDFELSFNINTKSVFLMMQQAARHIEDNGRIINMGTSLLAAFTGYYGLYAGSKAPLEDFTRALAKEIGSRGITVNTVAPGPVDTAFFHGQEDEATTAYLSAASPMGRLGKIEDIVPLISFIASQEARWITGQTLFINGGFVTR, from the coding sequence ATGCAACTGGTTCAAGCAAACAATCAACAAGGTAAGGTCGCCATTGTCACAGGGGCGGCAAGAAACATGGGTCGGGCTTTCGCTCAGGCTTTGGCACAGCAAGGTGCAGACCTGGTGATTCATTATCATAGTGACAGTTCGGCGGTTGACGCAGAGCAAACCGCCAGGCTGGTGAAGGAATCAGGTGGCCGAGCCCTGTTGATAAAAGGGGATCTGTCCAGGGCCGACGAAGTCAATAAGCTGTTCGAGCAGACATTGCAAGCCTTTGGCCGGGTAGATATCGTGATCAACAATGCCGGCAGGGTGATTAAGAAGCCCTTCGTGGATTATACGGAAGAAGACTTTGAGCTGTCCTTTAATATCAATACCAAGTCTGTGTTTCTGATGATGCAGCAGGCCGCAAGACACATTGAGGATAATGGTCGCATCATCAACATGGGGACTTCTCTACTGGCTGCTTTTACCGGATATTATGGTTTGTATGCGGGCTCCAAGGCGCCGTTGGAGGACTTTACCCGAGCACTGGCTAAGGAAATAGGTAGTCGGGGGATTACGGTCAATACAGTAGCACCGGGTCCTGTCGACACAGCGTTTTTCCACGGTCAGGAAGATGAGGCAACTACCGCCTATCTCAGTGCCGCCAGTCCTATGGGGCGACTGGGCAAGATAGAGGACATTGTACCGCTGATCAGTTTTATTGCCTCACAAGAGGCCCGGTGGATAACCGGTCAGACCTTGTTCATTAATGGCGGTTTTGTCACCCGATAA
- a CDS encoding LysR family transcriptional regulator yields the protein MDTNEALFIRIVEAGSLKAAAEQLGTDPSNVSRRIAALEHRLQVRLLQRSTRRSSPTEAGSIYYEGLRRLLDEQQALESKLRGARDTPSGLLKVAAPHDFGSHFIAPVLQEMVRTAPDLQVELILGSQFEDLRAQGIDVAVRIGQLPDSSLICRRLGNVPRVIVASPDYLARKGVPSKPADLRQHDFIFYTRMQQQRQLRFGTGKQAQQLNVRGKLIINSVSAIRKLVEAGEGMHLGPVWAFREGLESGQLVSVLPDYPQQSFPLHALYLSTAYVPAKIRQFIDRLAKRCQDNDFLA from the coding sequence ATGGATACGAATGAAGCCCTGTTTATCCGGATAGTGGAAGCAGGCAGCCTGAAAGCCGCCGCCGAACAATTGGGCACCGATCCCTCCAATGTAAGTCGCCGTATCGCAGCTTTGGAACATCGGCTGCAAGTGAGACTGCTGCAACGTTCCACCCGCCGTTCGAGTCCCACCGAAGCCGGCAGCATATACTACGAGGGACTGCGGCGACTGCTGGATGAACAGCAGGCACTGGAAAGCAAGCTGCGCGGTGCCCGGGATACCCCTTCCGGTCTCCTGAAAGTGGCAGCACCCCATGATTTTGGTAGTCATTTTATCGCCCCGGTACTACAGGAGATGGTTAGGACAGCTCCGGATCTGCAGGTTGAACTTATATTGGGTAGCCAATTCGAAGATTTGCGCGCCCAGGGCATAGATGTGGCCGTGCGCATCGGTCAGTTACCCGACTCCAGTCTGATTTGCCGAAGACTGGGTAACGTGCCCAGGGTAATCGTGGCATCCCCTGACTACCTGGCCCGCAAAGGCGTACCTTCAAAACCGGCTGATCTACGCCAACATGATTTTATTTTCTACACCAGAATGCAACAACAACGGCAGCTGCGATTCGGCACCGGCAAACAGGCGCAACAACTCAATGTCAGGGGTAAACTGATCATCAATAGCGTGTCTGCAATCCGCAAACTGGTGGAAGCTGGTGAAGGCATGCATCTCGGACCGGTCTGGGCATTCAGGGAAGGGCTGGAATCCGGACAACTGGTAAGCGTACTGCCCGATTATCCACAACAGAGTTTTCCGCTGCATGCACTGTATCTGTCTACCGCCTATGTACCAGCCAAAATCCGCCAATTTATCGATCGCCTGGCAAAACGTTGTCAGGACAATGATTTTCTCGCCTAA
- a CDS encoding response regulator → MIKLLLVDDQQLLRQGIASLLGLSDKVQLMAQANDGEQALNWLQTHPDTVDVVLMDIRMPRMDGIQTLTAMAEQGINIPAIILTTFDDHELLIQALKAGAKGYLLKDVSLEVLVAGIQAVHRGGTLIQPAITSTLIDSLKGLKSDFEHYQQPEALSDKEMEILRLMAAGCSNKEIAQSLFKSEGTVKNQVSNLLSKLGVRDRTRAVLRAIEQGLI, encoded by the coding sequence ATGATTAAACTGTTGCTGGTGGACGATCAGCAACTGTTACGCCAGGGCATCGCCAGTTTGCTGGGGTTGTCTGATAAGGTGCAACTGATGGCACAGGCAAATGATGGCGAGCAGGCCCTGAACTGGCTGCAGACCCATCCTGACACTGTGGATGTTGTGCTGATGGATATCCGTATGCCAAGGATGGATGGTATTCAGACTCTGACAGCCATGGCAGAGCAGGGGATCAACATACCGGCGATTATTCTGACCACCTTTGACGATCACGAGCTATTGATACAGGCCCTTAAGGCCGGCGCTAAAGGTTATTTGCTTAAAGATGTATCATTAGAAGTTCTGGTGGCCGGTATTCAGGCTGTTCACCGGGGGGGAACACTTATTCAGCCTGCGATTACCTCTACTCTGATAGATTCCCTTAAAGGACTTAAATCAGATTTCGAACACTATCAGCAACCAGAGGCGCTTTCTGACAAGGAGATGGAAATTCTGCGCCTGATGGCCGCCGGGTGCAGTAATAAGGAAATCGCACAGTCATTGTTTAAATCTGAAGGCACGGTTAAAAATCAGGTTTCAAACCTGCTGTCAAAACTGGGTGTACGTGACCGCACCCGGGCGGTACTCAGGGCCATTGAACAGGGGCTTATTTAG
- a CDS encoding sensor histidine kinase: MKTLKRFDVESLSALLTWALVAGSSVYFLQRQLSWDHWRLLSAIAGYLLFIGLFLAMIRDKAYRHDKAVRWTLLFTLMVLVVGLYLLVPYSYGAILMVLASAMVPHLLSFKLAVWLSPLWSLPLYLVLRFYWQEEYAGITSLLFWSFNLFALIMMNTALREQRARARAEEVNRELMATQALLSQASKQAERTRIARNIHDLLGHHLTALSINLQVAQRKTEGDVRLLMEQCHSIASLLLSDVREAVSDMREGESINLEQALKLLTENVPRLQVALKLNAQVSDISQANMILMCVRESLTNSLKHGSADKMWIELDKRSGWLHLSIKDNGGAAEYSPGNGLKGVRERAEALGGKAGFDVVASGFLTRISWPEETP; encoded by the coding sequence ATGAAAACTTTAAAAAGATTCGATGTTGAAAGCTTAAGTGCGCTGCTTACCTGGGCGTTGGTGGCAGGCTCTTCGGTCTACTTTCTGCAACGACAACTGAGCTGGGACCACTGGCGTCTGCTCAGCGCAATCGCGGGATACCTGCTGTTTATCGGCTTGTTTCTGGCGATGATCAGAGATAAAGCCTATCGCCATGATAAAGCCGTGCGCTGGACATTGCTGTTCACCCTGATGGTGCTGGTGGTGGGGTTGTATCTGTTGGTGCCGTACAGTTATGGGGCGATTCTGATGGTGCTGGCCTCAGCCATGGTGCCCCATTTATTATCCTTTAAGCTGGCAGTGTGGCTTTCCCCGCTGTGGTCTCTGCCCTTATACCTGGTGCTGCGCTTTTACTGGCAGGAAGAGTATGCAGGCATCACTTCTCTGCTTTTCTGGAGTTTTAACTTATTTGCGCTGATTATGATGAATACTGCCCTCAGGGAGCAGCGCGCCAGAGCCAGAGCTGAAGAGGTGAATCGTGAACTGATGGCAACACAGGCGCTGTTGAGCCAGGCCAGTAAGCAGGCGGAGAGAACACGCATTGCCAGAAATATTCATGATCTGCTCGGCCATCATCTGACAGCCTTGTCCATTAATCTACAGGTGGCGCAGCGTAAAACCGAAGGGGATGTGCGCCTGCTAATGGAGCAGTGCCACAGTATCGCCTCATTGCTGCTCAGCGATGTACGTGAGGCGGTATCAGATATGCGTGAAGGTGAATCCATCAACCTTGAGCAGGCACTTAAACTGTTAACTGAAAATGTGCCCCGGCTGCAGGTTGCACTGAAACTGAATGCACAGGTAAGCGATATCAGCCAGGCAAATATGATTTTAATGTGTGTGCGGGAGAGCCTGACTAATAGCTTAAAACACGGCAGTGCGGATAAAATGTGGATTGAACTTGATAAACGCAGCGGGTGGTTACATCTGAGTATAAAAGATAACGGCGGCGCGGCAGAATACAGCCCGGGCAACGGCCTCAAGGGCGTGCGTGAGAGAGCCGAAGCGCTGGGAGGAAAAGCCGGTTTTGATGTTGTTGCATCCGGTTTCTTAACCCGGATTAGCTGGCCGGAGGAAACACCATGA
- a CDS encoding tetratricopeptide repeat protein: MKTLLLLLALLSPCVWADLQTAIDAYQQGNDEQAKRLFSASEQQPQAKIYLARIWQNQDLDIAESWINKGLKQDPDNPLAHFVKGSVMANQASNSSIFSAYGYAKDSLKAFEKAVELAPDNVQFRQGLMQFYLQAPGIAGGDDKKALQQVEAIEKLKPLAGIKARLRYLKETEDETGYQKLLEQAKQQYHNNADFYFLAAMNLQQEKQYQQALRLFEKASALASAEQDKGFDNFNALYQMGRTAVLAEDFLEQGIGALQRYLQDAPDNRQLPEKYWARFRLANLLELSGESGQATEIYQSLLAIGDKRLSEQVKKQLNQS, translated from the coding sequence ATGAAAACCTTACTGCTTTTACTTGCTCTGTTAAGCCCCTGTGTGTGGGCCGATCTGCAAACCGCTATCGATGCCTATCAACAGGGTAACGACGAACAGGCCAAAAGGCTGTTCAGTGCGTCAGAGCAGCAACCACAAGCAAAAATCTACCTGGCCAGAATCTGGCAGAATCAGGATCTGGATATAGCCGAGAGCTGGATTAATAAGGGCCTGAAACAGGATCCGGACAATCCACTGGCACATTTTGTAAAAGGTTCGGTGATGGCCAATCAGGCTTCCAACAGCAGTATTTTCTCTGCCTATGGCTATGCTAAAGATTCCCTTAAAGCGTTTGAAAAAGCCGTGGAACTGGCGCCGGATAATGTGCAGTTTCGCCAGGGCCTGATGCAGTTCTATCTCCAGGCTCCGGGTATTGCCGGCGGTGACGATAAAAAGGCGCTGCAACAGGTTGAGGCGATTGAGAAACTTAAGCCCCTTGCCGGGATAAAGGCCAGACTGAGGTATCTGAAGGAAACAGAAGATGAAACGGGCTATCAGAAACTGCTTGAGCAGGCAAAACAGCAATATCATAACAACGCCGATTTTTATTTTCTGGCAGCCATGAACCTGCAGCAGGAGAAGCAGTATCAGCAAGCCCTGAGATTATTTGAAAAAGCCTCGGCATTAGCCAGTGCGGAACAGGATAAGGGCTTTGACAACTTTAATGCACTGTATCAGATGGGTCGCACTGCGGTGCTGGCAGAAGATTTTCTAGAACAAGGTATTGGAGCTCTTCAACGCTATCTGCAAGATGCCCCCGACAACAGGCAATTGCCCGAGAAATACTGGGCCAGATTCAGGCTGGCCAATCTGCTTGAACTTAGCGGAGAGTCCGGCCAGGCAACGGAGATTTACCAGAGCCTGCTGGCAATAGGGGATAAAAGGCTCAGCGAACAGGTTAAAAAACAGCTTAATCAGAGTTGA
- the gshB gene encoding glutathione synthase encodes MSLKLGIVMDPITHINIKKDTSFAMLLEAQQRGYEIQYMEMSDLYLNNGKAMARMRPLSVKEDPQNWFELGEERFTPLGELDAILMRKDPPFDSEYLYATQLFELAEQQGAMVVNRPQSLRDCNEKLFAAWFPQFCPATLVTRQQRLIRAFHKQHQDIICKPLDGMGGASIFRIKEDGNNLGVVIETLTDHGQQLAMIQEYLPAISEGDKRVLVVDGEVVPYTLARLPSQGETRGNLAAGGTGRPQPLSDSDRIIAEAIAPTLAEKGLLFVGLDIIGDKLTEINVTSPTCVREIEAEFDINICAMLFDAIERRL; translated from the coding sequence GTGAGCCTTAAACTCGGCATAGTGATGGATCCCATCACCCATATTAATATCAAAAAAGACACCAGTTTTGCCATGTTGCTCGAAGCACAACAACGTGGCTATGAGATTCAGTATATGGAAATGTCTGATCTGTACCTGAATAATGGTAAAGCCATGGCCAGAATGAGGCCACTCAGTGTCAAAGAGGACCCGCAAAACTGGTTTGAGCTGGGTGAAGAGCGTTTTACGCCATTGGGCGAGCTGGACGCCATCCTGATGCGCAAAGATCCGCCTTTTGACAGCGAATACCTTTACGCTACACAGCTGTTTGAGCTGGCCGAGCAACAAGGGGCGATGGTGGTTAACCGGCCACAGAGCCTGCGCGACTGTAACGAAAAATTGTTTGCCGCCTGGTTCCCGCAATTTTGCCCGGCAACGCTGGTAACCCGCCAGCAAAGACTGATTCGGGCCTTTCATAAACAGCATCAGGATATTATCTGTAAACCGCTGGACGGTATGGGTGGCGCGTCCATTTTCCGGATTAAGGAGGATGGCAATAACCTCGGTGTGGTAATTGAAACCCTGACTGATCACGGCCAGCAGCTGGCGATGATTCAGGAATACCTGCCCGCCATCAGTGAAGGCGACAAGCGAGTATTAGTGGTCGATGGCGAAGTAGTGCCCTATACCCTGGCCCGCCTGCCCAGTCAGGGCGAGACCCGTGGCAATCTGGCTGCCGGAGGCACTGGCAGGCCGCAGCCGCTGTCTGACTCAGACCGCATTATTGCCGAGGCTATTGCGCCTACGTTGGCAGAAAAAGGTCTGTTATTTGTTGGGTTGGATATTATTGGCGACAAGCTCACAGAAATTAATGTTACCAGCCCTACCTGTGTGCGTGAAATAGAAGCTGAATTTGATATTAATATCTGCGCCATGCTGTTCGATGCCATTGAAAGACGTCTTTGA